A stretch of the Dyella telluris genome encodes the following:
- a CDS encoding autotransporter outer membrane beta-barrel domain-containing protein, translating to MRERQAWAMAGGGLAVVAMLVPGLGQAQTLVGPGTQTTAVTAGAANPSVLVVGGTTINTGSTIAASVNAQATLVFDASQGPSPGPIVINNSNVAIQDTNGSVSVPTAGLTINTNRVGFLSYSTNLNALAPITIDGGATVNMTGVGAALGAYGQASSISGTNMVLAISGGGARGAVAQAGGKIDLYGSSSSITTSGTTTKQLALGAQDAGTVVTVHDPMSITVNSPNSIGVYMYNGGIVSLPANQTLSFNVASGGGSEGVVIDNTQVPATAIGSGLTLLFNYTGPQPASRNSSTGVLVANGGNVTLSNLTVDGNDAAVGVWVRQGSSATLSGGTININAASNGSPDMISGGQLLNPSLNWQGPSYTGSGAAPGSALKSDGGTITATGTHVAVNSTAYSTGGYAWSSTKAADGSYANAVLNLNQVTITSTGKQTYGLLAQDGGQITAAGSQISNAGGIAALALADYGTRTPASLTLTGSTVQATGINSAYSQPFGTIGLDASNKAATGTNVVTLTGTTLSSESGTAIEGTGPLQITVQQGSSVSGGDGLLYAYKNSSGQATLVQLDASGNSTLAGLAQADSASTANITLSDHSSWTGESYYVTNVDVDETSSWIIPAGSVVSQQLLNNGLVQFTAPQDGVYKSLYVHDYAGTGTLGINTYLEDDSSPTDRLLINGGVASSQGKIAVTNTGGPGALTSGNGIPVVEVLNGGTTLASAFVLAAPVLAGPYEYTLQRGGAAAGTENDWFLRSTISCEGSSHPACPSPPSPPAPPAPPAPPAPPAPAPPSPPDPPAPPSPPAPSPPSPPPAPEPAPPAPPSPPPVPAPEESEQGSPVDVVPNYRPEVALYTALPGMAMRYGWAMLDNLHERVGEEEQLRGRGDLREDNYLNALWVRVIGEDGNVRGASQSIYNGSPQYDYNIQAFQAGMDVFAEEHDNQQRDHAGLYLGTGRIRSDVTNYDGTDAGDDIVKGQSLGLYWTHFWSEGQYLDAVWQGTWSKYSAKSDEGLALRHSGFGWAGSLEGGYPFHDDSQVWEPQAQVIYQRVNNGDASDAAATVRFSNITSLVGRAGLRWANTWTQEPTAEGIPRLLTGWLRFNVWKEFKGQPTTSFSSEDGFVPFDGSIKGSWWQLNGGMTWQLDKNTSFYANLGYQKGFSSRGFHAWDGKVGFRWNW from the coding sequence ATGAGGGAACGGCAGGCATGGGCGATGGCCGGGGGAGGCCTGGCCGTGGTGGCCATGCTCGTGCCAGGTCTGGGTCAGGCGCAGACGCTCGTGGGTCCTGGAACGCAAACCACCGCGGTGACCGCTGGCGCCGCCAATCCGTCGGTATTGGTGGTGGGCGGCACCACGATCAACACCGGTTCCACCATAGCTGCAAGCGTCAACGCGCAGGCAACATTGGTGTTCGATGCAAGCCAAGGACCGAGTCCGGGACCTATCGTCATCAACAACAGTAACGTGGCGATTCAGGACACGAACGGGAGTGTCTCCGTTCCGACCGCTGGTCTCACGATAAACACCAATCGGGTCGGGTTTCTTTCCTACAGCACCAACCTCAATGCGTTGGCTCCCATCACCATCGATGGTGGGGCCACGGTCAACATGACGGGTGTGGGCGCCGCCCTTGGCGCCTACGGACAGGCCAGCAGCATTTCCGGGACGAACATGGTCCTGGCGATCAGCGGAGGCGGTGCGCGTGGTGCCGTGGCGCAGGCAGGTGGAAAGATCGACCTGTATGGAAGCTCATCGAGCATCACGACGAGCGGCACCACGACGAAGCAGCTGGCTCTGGGCGCGCAGGATGCCGGTACGGTTGTCACGGTGCACGACCCGATGTCGATCACGGTGAACTCGCCAAATTCGATTGGCGTGTACATGTACAACGGCGGCATTGTCTCGCTTCCGGCAAATCAGACCTTGTCCTTCAATGTGGCATCGGGTGGCGGCAGCGAAGGGGTGGTGATCGATAACACCCAAGTGCCGGCCACTGCCATCGGCAGCGGGCTGACCCTGCTTTTCAACTACACCGGACCTCAGCCGGCTTCGCGCAATTCGTCGACGGGCGTGCTGGTGGCCAATGGCGGCAACGTGACATTGAGCAACCTGACCGTGGATGGCAACGACGCCGCCGTGGGTGTGTGGGTCAGGCAAGGCTCCAGTGCGACGCTCAGCGGTGGCACGATCAATATCAACGCCGCGAGCAACGGTAGCCCGGACATGATCAGTGGCGGGCAATTGCTCAATCCCAGCCTCAACTGGCAAGGGCCGAGCTATACGGGCTCGGGCGCGGCGCCAGGATCTGCGCTCAAGTCGGACGGTGGCACCATCACGGCTACGGGCACCCATGTTGCGGTCAACAGCACGGCCTATTCGACCGGTGGATATGCATGGTCGAGCACCAAGGCTGCCGATGGTTCCTATGCCAATGCCGTACTGAACCTCAACCAGGTCACGATCACGTCCACGGGAAAGCAGACCTACGGTTTGCTGGCACAGGACGGTGGACAAATCACCGCGGCGGGATCACAGATCAGCAACGCCGGCGGCATCGCCGCGCTGGCGCTGGCCGATTACGGCACGAGGACGCCGGCATCGCTGACACTCACTGGCAGCACCGTGCAGGCAACCGGCATCAACAGCGCCTATAGCCAACCCTTCGGCACCATCGGCCTGGATGCATCGAACAAGGCCGCGACCGGGACGAACGTGGTGACGCTGACGGGAACCACGTTGTCCAGCGAATCGGGCACGGCCATCGAAGGTACGGGGCCATTGCAGATCACGGTGCAGCAAGGTTCGAGCGTCTCCGGTGGCGATGGGCTGCTTTACGCCTATAAGAACAGTTCGGGGCAGGCGACGCTGGTGCAGCTCGATGCTTCAGGCAACAGCACGTTGGCCGGCCTCGCACAGGCGGACAGCGCCAGCACCGCCAACATCACGTTGTCGGATCATTCGAGCTGGACGGGTGAGTCCTACTACGTCACCAATGTCGACGTCGACGAGACGAGCAGCTGGATCATTCCGGCCGGGTCCGTCGTGTCACAGCAGCTGCTCAACAACGGGCTCGTGCAATTCACGGCGCCGCAGGATGGCGTCTACAAGAGTCTCTATGTGCATGACTATGCCGGTACCGGCACCCTGGGCATCAACACGTATCTTGAGGACGACAGTTCGCCGACTGACCGCCTGCTGATCAACGGTGGTGTCGCCAGCAGCCAGGGCAAGATCGCCGTGACCAACACGGGCGGTCCGGGTGCCTTGACCAGCGGCAATGGCATCCCGGTGGTCGAAGTGCTCAATGGTGGAACGACCCTGGCTTCGGCCTTCGTACTGGCGGCACCGGTGCTGGCGGGTCCGTACGAGTACACGCTGCAACGCGGCGGTGCAGCGGCAGGCACCGAGAATGACTGGTTCCTGCGTTCGACCATCAGCTGCGAAGGCAGCAGCCACCCGGCCTGTCCTTCACCGCCGTCGCCGCCGGCACCACCGGCACCACCGGCACCACCGGCACCACCGGCGCCAGCTCCTCCCTCGCCGCCTGACCCACCGGCGCCGCCGTCGCCGCCTGCACCGTCACCACCTTCGCCTCCGCCGGCACCGGAGCCGGCACCACCTGCACCACCGTCGCCACCGCCGGTGCCGGCGCCGGAAGAATCGGAACAGGGTTCACCGGTGGACGTGGTTCCGAACTATCGCCCGGAAGTGGCCCTCTACACGGCGTTGCCCGGCATGGCCATGCGCTATGGCTGGGCCATGCTGGACAACCTGCATGAGCGCGTCGGCGAAGAGGAACAACTGCGTGGTCGTGGCGACCTGCGCGAAGACAACTACCTCAACGCGCTGTGGGTGCGCGTGATCGGCGAAGATGGCAACGTGCGCGGGGCGTCGCAGAGCATCTACAACGGCAGCCCGCAGTACGACTACAACATTCAGGCCTTCCAGGCCGGCATGGATGTGTTCGCGGAAGAACATGACAACCAGCAGCGTGATCACGCGGGCCTCTACCTTGGCACCGGCCGCATTCGCAGCGACGTCACCAACTACGACGGCACCGATGCCGGCGACGATATCGTGAAGGGACAATCACTGGGCCTGTACTGGACGCATTTCTGGAGTGAAGGCCAGTATCTCGATGCGGTGTGGCAGGGCACCTGGTCCAAGTACAGCGCCAAGTCGGACGAAGGGCTGGCCCTGCGTCACAGTGGCTTTGGCTGGGCCGGCTCGCTGGAAGGCGGCTATCCCTTCCACGATGACTCGCAGGTGTGGGAACCGCAGGCGCAGGTGATCTACCAGCGCGTGAACAACGGCGATGCGAGCGATGCCGCGGCAACGGTGCGCTTCAGCAACATCACCTCGCTGGTGGGGCGCGCTGGCCTGCGCTGGGCCAACACCTGGACACAGGAACCCACGGCCGAAGGCATCCCACGGCTGCTCACTGGTTGGTTGCGCTTCAACGTGTGGAAGGAGTTCAAGGGACAGCCCACCACCTCGTTCTCGTCCGAAGATGGTTTTGTTCCCTTTGATGGCAGCATCAAGGGCTCATGGTGGCAACTCAATGGCGGCATGACCTGGCAGCTGGACAAGAACACCTCGTTCTACGCCAACCTGGGCTACCAGAAGGGATTCAGCAGCCGTGGTTTCCATGCGTGGGATGGCAAGGTGGGCTTCCGCTGGAATTGGTAA
- the glnA gene encoding type I glutamate--ammonia ligase: protein MSSAVQKVLDLIQEHEVEFVDLRFADMLGKHHHVTFPAHAIDEGTFEDGKMFDGSSIAGWKGINESDMVLMPDPDTAYIDPFSAHTQMVLHCDVLEPSTMQAYGRDPRSIAKRGEAFLKSTGIADTAFFGPEPEFFIFDSVRWQNDMGRVFYEIGSEEAAWSSRYKYDDNNTGHRPGVKGGYFPVSPVDSLGDLRADMCKVLESLGQVVEVHHHEVANAGQCEIGVKFNTLVQKADELMTMKYVIKNVAHQNGKTVTFMPKPIVGDNGSGMHVHQSLSKDGNNLFAGDLYGGLSQTALWYIGGIFKHARAINAFANSTTNSYKRLVPGFEAPVMLAYSARNRSASCRIPYVSSPKGRRIEVRFPDPMNSGYLVFTALMMAGLDGIINKIDPGAPADKDLYDLPPEEEKNIPQVCASLDEALNALDKDRDFLKAGGVFTDDFIDAYIALKMQEVTRYRASTHPLEFQMYYAL from the coding sequence ATGTCGTCCGCCGTCCAGAAAGTGCTCGATCTGATCCAGGAACATGAAGTCGAATTCGTCGACCTCCGTTTCGCCGACATGCTCGGCAAGCACCATCACGTCACGTTCCCGGCCCACGCCATCGACGAGGGCACGTTCGAGGACGGCAAGATGTTCGACGGTTCGTCGATCGCCGGCTGGAAGGGCATCAACGAATCGGACATGGTGCTGATGCCCGATCCGGATACCGCCTACATCGATCCGTTCAGCGCGCACACGCAGATGGTTCTGCACTGCGACGTGCTGGAGCCGTCGACCATGCAGGCCTACGGCCGTGACCCGCGCTCCATCGCCAAGCGCGGCGAGGCGTTCCTGAAGTCCACCGGCATCGCCGACACGGCCTTCTTTGGTCCGGAGCCGGAATTCTTCATTTTCGACTCGGTCCGCTGGCAGAACGACATGGGCCGCGTGTTCTACGAAATCGGCTCCGAAGAAGCCGCGTGGAGCTCGCGCTACAAGTACGACGACAACAACACCGGCCACCGTCCGGGCGTGAAGGGCGGCTACTTCCCGGTCAGCCCGGTCGACTCGCTGGGCGACCTGCGCGCCGACATGTGCAAGGTGCTGGAATCGCTGGGCCAGGTGGTGGAAGTGCATCACCACGAAGTGGCCAATGCCGGCCAGTGCGAGATCGGCGTGAAGTTCAACACGCTGGTGCAGAAGGCCGACGAACTGATGACCATGAAGTACGTCATCAAGAACGTCGCCCACCAGAACGGCAAGACCGTCACCTTCATGCCCAAGCCCATCGTCGGCGACAACGGCAGCGGCATGCACGTGCACCAGTCGCTCTCGAAGGACGGCAACAACCTGTTCGCCGGTGACCTGTACGGTGGCCTGTCGCAGACTGCGCTGTGGTACATCGGCGGCATCTTCAAGCACGCCCGCGCCATCAACGCGTTCGCCAACTCCACCACCAACAGCTACAAGCGCCTGGTGCCGGGTTTCGAAGCGCCGGTGATGCTGGCCTACTCGGCCCGCAACCGTTCGGCCAGCTGCCGCATTCCGTACGTGTCGAGCCCGAAGGGTCGTCGCATCGAAGTGCGCTTCCCCGATCCGATGAACTCCGGCTACCTGGTGTTCACCGCGCTGATGATGGCCGGCCTGGATGGCATCATCAACAAGATCGACCCGGGTGCACCGGCCGACAAGGACCTGTACGACCTGCCGCCGGAAGAAGAGAAGAACATCCCGCAGGTGTGCGCGAGCCTGGACGAAGCGCTCAATGCGCTCGACAAGGACCGCGACTTCCTCAAGGCCGGCGGCGTGTTCACCGACGACTTCATCGACGCGTACATCGCGCTGAAGATGCAGGAAGTCACCCGCTACCGCGCCAGCACGCATCCGCTGGAGTTCCAGATGTACTACGCGCTCTGA